A portion of the Natronococcus sp. AD-5 genome contains these proteins:
- a CDS encoding DUF4350 domain-containing protein — translation MNPREWLRDGDGVDWPAVLLFALAIVVGITALIAASTSTAAFGPYNPSWDGTDDFREVIETDDSVEGELVRETSRYEEVPANGTTSIVIAPEESYDAEEAARVQQFVEDGGTLIVLENFGTEGDTLLADIGADARTDGRVVLDERHYDRGPAMPVATGVKNHSRTAGVDQLTLNHATAIEPNGATVLVETSDYAYLGDSADAELDDEAELDSYPVATVEDVGDGKVVVVGDPSIAINAMYDEPDNAAFLQRQYADEERVLFDATHTGEVPPLMGAVLMLRDLPALQALLGLLAIAAVAGGARRPLGPVLEAIRARTSRSRGASALPSAEQARLSNDERAAYLRERHPDWDEERIQRIITALNRSDRNETSDERD, via the coding sequence GTGAACCCGCGCGAGTGGCTCCGCGACGGCGACGGCGTAGACTGGCCGGCCGTCCTGTTGTTCGCACTCGCGATCGTCGTCGGTATAACAGCCCTGATCGCGGCCAGCACGTCGACGGCCGCGTTCGGCCCCTATAATCCGTCGTGGGACGGGACCGACGACTTCCGCGAGGTGATCGAAACCGACGACAGCGTCGAAGGTGAGCTGGTCCGCGAGACAAGCCGCTATGAGGAGGTCCCGGCCAACGGAACGACGTCGATCGTCATCGCCCCCGAAGAGTCCTACGACGCCGAGGAAGCCGCCCGCGTCCAGCAGTTCGTCGAGGACGGCGGGACGCTGATCGTCCTCGAGAACTTCGGGACCGAGGGCGACACCCTGCTCGCCGACATCGGGGCCGATGCCCGTACGGACGGACGAGTGGTGCTCGACGAGCGCCACTACGATCGCGGACCGGCGATGCCCGTCGCCACGGGCGTCAAGAATCACTCGCGCACCGCCGGCGTCGACCAGCTCACGCTCAACCACGCGACGGCGATCGAACCCAACGGCGCAACGGTGCTCGTCGAGACGAGCGACTACGCGTACCTCGGCGACTCGGCTGACGCCGAACTCGACGACGAGGCGGAACTCGATTCGTATCCCGTCGCCACCGTCGAAGACGTCGGCGACGGCAAGGTGGTCGTCGTCGGCGATCCGAGCATCGCCATCAACGCGATGTACGACGAGCCCGACAACGCCGCCTTCCTGCAGCGCCAGTACGCCGACGAGGAGCGCGTCCTATTCGACGCGACGCACACGGGCGAGGTCCCGCCGCTTATGGGCGCCGTGCTGATGCTTCGCGATCTGCCCGCGCTCCAGGCGCTGCTCGGGCTACTGGCAATCGCGGCCGTCGCCGGCGGGGCACGGCGGCCGCTCGGACCCGTGCTCGAGGCGATTCGAGCCCGCACGTCGCGTTCACGGGGTGCGAGCGCCCTTCCATCCGCCGAGCAGGCGAGGCTCTCCAACGACGAACGGGCCGCCTACTTGCGCGAGCGCCATCCCGACTGGGACGAGGAACGCATTCAGCGAATCATAACAGCGCTTAACCGTTCCGACCGAAACGAGACGAGTGATGAGCGAGACTGA
- a CDS encoding AAA family ATPase, giving the protein MSETDGTEFFAGDPQAVYDEIRAETERVLIGNDDAIEHLTIAILSRGHLLLEGVPGVAKTTIANLIARASGLEYQRIQMTPDVLPADITGTHVYREPTGEFDLQRGPIFANLVVADEINRATPKTQSALLEAMQERTVTIEGETLALPEPFTVVATQNPIEMEGVFELPEAQRDRFMFKLTVDLPARDEEAELLDRFDAEPALGPDEIGQAVSTESLRSAQSVVTDVHVADPVKEYILDLVAATRDHPDVDHGASPRASLAFLNGAKARAAIHGRDYALPDDVKALADPILTHRLVLDTEAELADVQAADVAADIVDTATMPDTNVTEVEQPEAD; this is encoded by the coding sequence ATGAGCGAGACTGACGGCACCGAGTTCTTCGCGGGCGACCCGCAGGCGGTCTACGACGAGATCCGAGCGGAAACCGAGCGCGTCCTGATCGGGAACGACGACGCGATCGAGCACCTCACGATCGCAATACTGTCCCGCGGCCATCTCTTGCTCGAGGGCGTCCCCGGCGTCGCCAAGACGACGATCGCGAACCTCATAGCGCGTGCGTCCGGTCTCGAGTACCAGCGCATCCAGATGACGCCCGACGTCCTCCCCGCCGACATCACCGGCACGCACGTCTACCGGGAACCCACCGGCGAGTTCGATCTCCAGCGTGGGCCCATCTTCGCGAACCTGGTCGTCGCCGACGAGATCAACCGCGCGACGCCGAAGACCCAGAGCGCCCTGCTCGAGGCGATGCAGGAACGGACCGTCACGATCGAGGGTGAGACGCTCGCGCTGCCGGAGCCGTTCACAGTCGTCGCGACGCAGAACCCCATCGAGATGGAAGGGGTCTTCGAGCTGCCGGAGGCCCAGCGCGACCGCTTCATGTTCAAGCTCACGGTCGACCTGCCGGCGCGCGACGAGGAGGCCGAACTGCTCGATCGCTTCGACGCCGAACCGGCGCTCGGCCCCGATGAGATCGGCCAGGCCGTCAGCACCGAGAGTCTCCGCTCGGCCCAGAGCGTAGTGACGGATGTTCACGTCGCCGACCCGGTCAAGGAGTACATCCTCGATCTCGTCGCGGCGACCCGGGACCACCCGGACGTGGATCACGGCGCCTCTCCGAGAGCGTCGCTTGCGTTTCTCAACGGAGCAAAGGCACGGGCGGCGATTCACGGCCGCGACTACGCCCTTCCAGACGACGTCAAGGCCCTCGCCGATCCGATACTGACCCACCGCCTCGTGTTGGACACCGAGGCCGAGCTGGCCGACGTTCAAGCTGCTGACGTCGCCGCGGACATCGTCGACACCGCGACGATGCCCGATACGAACGTCACCGAAGTCGAGCAGCCCGAAGCCGACTAA